The nucleotide sequence GGATCCGGGCGTCTGCTTGAGCACGATGGCTGCAGAAGGATCCCCGTCGATGTCCGAATAGAGGTCGTAGAATGAAGATCCTAATTCCACCGTCGCGACGTCCCTGATGCGCAGAATCTCACCATCCGGGTTCGCCTTCAGGATAATGTTCTCGTACTGCTCCGGCTTGTTGTAACGTCCGACCCAGGTCAGCACATATTCAACTGTCTGAGACGTCTTTCCCGTGGCCTGTCCGAGTCGACCGGGAGAACCGATCATGCTTTGTTCGGCGATCTTCTCCATGACGTCAGCCGCAGAAATGCTGTAGGCACGAAGTCGCTCCAGGTTCAATTCGATGCGCATGGCATACGCACGATTACCCAGAATATTGGCCGTCCCGACGCCCTGGATCCGTTTGATCTCGGGTAACAGGTTGACGGTGGCATAGTTGTAAAGAAAGTTCTGATCGACGTTCTTGTCCTTGCTGAAAACATTCACGTACATCAGCATGCTGGACATGTTCTGCAGAACAATAATCCCTTCGCGTTCTACGATCGGCGGCAACCGGTTCTTGACAATATTGATTCGGTTATTCACGTTCAGCACCGCGACGTTTGGGTCGGTGCCGGGTTCAAAGATGATCTGAATCGTGGCCTCTCCGGCACTGGTCGCTGAGGAGGTCATATAGCGCATGTTCTGCACACCATTAATTGCCTGTTCCAGTATCACAAGCACCGAATCGACCAGTACATTTGCGCTGGCGCCGGGATACGAAACTGCAACAATCACGCTGGGTGGTGCGACAGACGGAAACTGGGAAATCGGCAATGAAACGATTGCCAGGCCACCCATGAAAAGGATGAGCAGCGAGATGACAATTGCCAGCGCCGGACGGTGCAGGAATTTTGCAAACATTTGAAGGTATCTCTTATTCTGCGTGAAATTTCAGATGCTCAAGTGCCTCTTCAGGCGACCTGAATTCACACTCCACCTCTTCGCCATCGCGCACCTGGCGTACGCCTTCGAAGACGATTCTTTCGTCAACTTCCAGTCCGGATTCGATCACGTAGATGTCGTCCAGTTCATTCTGGATCCTGATTTCGCGCTGATGAACAACGTTGTGTTCGTCAACGACGTAGACATACTTTTTGGCGAGGATCTCGAACGTCGCTCGCTGAGGGATGACGATGGCGTTCTCATGCACTCGGCTGAGAAGCACCGTCCCTGTTTGCCCGTGTCTCAGCAGTCCGTCGGGATTCGGAAAGTCGGCTCGGAATGCAATATTCCCCGTCTCATTATTGAAGTCTGCCTCAATGGCACCGATGACGCCACTTCGCGGAAACAGGCTTCCATCCGCCAGCACAAGTTCGATCTTAAGATCATCGTTGTTCTGACTCGTCTTGTATTCCAGGTATCTTGCTTCGGGGACGTTGAAATACACCCACATGACATTGTTGTCAGACAACGTTGTCAGGACATCGCCTTCTGCTATCAGGCTGCCCTGCTGATGGCGCTGATGATCAATGATGCCATCAAAAGGTGCGCGGACGGTCGCAAAGTTCAGTTCGGCCTCTGCAAGTTTGACATTGGCTTCGGCTTTAGCCAGCTTCGCTTCGGCCAGCGCGACTTCAGGCTGGGCAACGACGTTCTGACTGAATAGTCGTTGTGTATTGTTAAGTTCGATTTCCGCAAGTTGCACTTCGGCGAGTTCCGCGTCCAGCCTCGCCTGATACAGGGTTGGAACAATCTTGAACATCGTTTCGCCTGCTTTTACGGCCTGTCCTTCTTTGACCGGGATGGCTTCCAGGTAACCGGATTCCAAAGCGCAGACATCAATGTGGCGATGCGAGTGAATCTGACAGACATATTGCTGCGTGAGAGTTACTGACTGCAGCTGAGGTGACGTGGATACGATCTTGTGGTGTTCATGTTCAACATGTTCTTCATGCTTGTGGCAGCCAGCCAGAACAGTCGACAGAAGCAGGATTTTCATTACCGGAGACAAATGTGTTTTCATGTTTTTACTCGGTGAGCTGCACGATTCATGGGCGCAGCGAGGGCGCACTGATTCACAGAAGACTCGTTCCCCATTTCCTTTTTGCAGAACACGAAACAGCTTCGCGTCGTTAATGAGGCATCACTGCGCTTTGCCCGATCACTTCAGATTCGGGTGCAGTTTGTCGATGCACGAGCTGCCGCATACGAATCATGGCGGACGACTAAAACGGATGGATGTGATGGTGAAATGCTCGCCTTCAACGACCACAGGTCACCGGGCCGTTGACCTCACTGAAGGAGGTGCCCAAGCAATCGCGATGCCAACTCGAACGAATTCCCGACCAGTTGTCGTGAAATAATCCATGTCGGTGACTCTGATGTGCAAAAGACTCGGGAATTCCATTGGTTCGGGAATGACCATCGTTACCAGCGAAGGCATCGGGGCGATCAAATTCTGGCCACGCACAGCGCCCTGAATGAACGGTGTCGAGCAGAATCAGGAAGTGCAGTCGCTGCAGTGCGCGTTCATTTCCCAGGGTGGCGAGAAAATGACACCGACCGACTTTGAACGATCAATTTACGGAGAGAAGCCGACTACTTCGTCTTCCTGGATTTCTTGTTTCCCGGTGTCGGTGTATTCCGGTTGCCGTTGTCTTTCTTCGACGCCTTCTTTCGACTCCCACCACGACGTTCAGCAGCCTCGGCCTCTTTGGTGCGAATATACGACTCACGAAATGCCTGGTCTGAGCGATTCTGAAAGACTGGCAGCATCGGGTCAGACGTGCGACTCATCCATGCTTCCAATTCCCGTCGGAGCTTCTCCGCGGTCTCCTGATGAGCGGGAGATGCGATCAGATTATGGAGACAATCCGGGTCATTTCGAACGTCAAACAGCTCTTCAGGAACCCGGTGCTGGTAGAGCTCATGGCGGAATCGAATGGCATCATCGACCCTGGCGAGTTCGGCCATCCGTCGGTATGTGGAGGTCCCGGTGGTTGCTGTGGCCATGACGCGTTCACCATTCGACCAGGGGTTGAAGATGTAAAGATATTCTGCAGTCTGTACGGCACGCATCGGGTCCCGAGAACCTCCGGCGTTTTCGTTGTACTCCTTGAAGACGTAATCTCGATCGCTTTGAGTTTGCCCCTTCAGCAGCGGAGCGAACGAGCGACCGTCGAGCCCTGCTGGATGATCGATGCTGAAGATGTCAAGCAACGTGGGAGTAAAATCCACGGCCGATACCATATGCCGGTTGTCGATACTGCCGGGCTTTGTAACTCCTGGCCAGCGGATCATCAGAGGTGTATGGGTGCTGTGGTGGTAGAGCTGTGTCTTGGCAAATGGGAGCGGCATCCCGTGATCGGAAAGGAACATGACCAGCGTTCTGTCCGCCAACTTTGATTCCTCAAGCGCCAGCAGAATCTGGCCGACCGCATCGTCCGCGCGTCGGACGGACGAATAGTAATGGGCAAGTTCTTTGTGAACGACAGGGTCATCGAACAGAAAACCGGGAATTGGCGTCTCTTCCGCCGTGAAGACTCGACTGGGGACGTATTCATCCGGAACCGTCTGCCCGCGATTTCCTTCAGCAAAAAAAGGCTTATGCGGATCTGCGATGTTGATCAATAGGCAGAACGGTTTGTTCTGCATGCCAGCTGCCTGAATCCCCTGCCTCGTAGCATCGCCGTAAGATACCGGGTCTTTTGTGTGGCGCTGACGTCCATTCTCTGCCGTATCAAGATTCAAGTCCCACTGATACGGTGAATAGGGTGTTGAGTGTGAGACCTTGTGCCGAATCGCAGTAAAGTAGCCCGCCTGCTTCATCAGGTCGCAGAGAACGGGGTAGCCGGGATTTCGAACCTGGTAAAAGCCCTCGACGCCGTTGTTGTGCGGATAACGCCCGGACCACATAACATTTCGTGACGGCATACAGTTGCCAACCTGCACGTGAGCCATTGTGAACCGAAGACTTTCGGATGCGAGCTTGTCGACATGCGGGCTGGTGTCCGCAAGCCTGCACCCGAAAACCCCGAGCGAATCCGCGCTCATGTCATCGACTGTGATAATCAAAAGGTTCAGACGCTGACTTTGTCCGACAGCGATGCAGGAAAAGAGGAACTGTCCAAGCAGAAAAGCAAGTACGATTCGTGTTGAAAGCATCAGCAAATTTCCTGCGCTTCAGGCAAATGAGGGACGAAAGCCATACGTTGGACGGGCTCTTGATCTGCGGCTTTCCGATCACATTCTGATGGCCAGGTGCCCTTTTCGCCACTCTGCCGGTTAATCCGAAGGATCATTGAGCGGAATTCGAATCATATGGGTGGCATGCATCGAGAATTGTCCTGAGCACAGATGCCCTCTTAGCGAAATCTTTCGTGTCGAGTATCATTCACGGCAGATAGATTCACATCATGGAATTGTGTGCGTGGGACAAAATCAGATGAAACGAGTGCAAAGCGAAATCATGTTGACGGAATCCTCGCCTCTTCGGGGCCAAAGCAGAGTCGTGGTGGCTTTAGCGAACAGCATTCTCCTGTTAGCAATTAGCTGTGGAATAGCAATTGGCTGTGGAACTCGGACGGATACGTCAGGACCCACTGGGGCCCCACAAGCCAGCTCTGAAAGAGATGGGCAAGTCACGACGCCATTCGAACTGCTGACGGAACTGAATGAATCGCAACAGCAACAAAAGGAAATTGCTCTTGCGGCGAAGGATGAATTGTTCAAACGTCTGTCCAATCGCCTGATGGGTGTTCTTCAAAACGATGGAGCCGCGAAGGCAATCGAAGTCTGCCGCGTCGATGCGTCCGCATTTTCGGAACAGGTTGGACATGAGTTTGGGGTAGAAATCGGTCGGACGTCTTTCAAACTCAGGAGCGGTGCAAATCCATCACCAGACTGGGCCAACAAGTTTGTTGAAGACAGAATTGATGAACCTCGTTTTGTGACTTTACCGCAAGACGCCTTTGGAGCGTTCCTGCCGATCATGCTTCAGAAAAAGTGTGAGATTTGCCATGGTCCCGAAGAGCAGATTGCGTCGGATGTCAGGGATGCCCTGAAACTCCATTACCCGAACGACAAAGCAACCGGATTCAGTGAAGGCGATTTGCGTGGATGGTTTTGGATAGAAGTTCCGCGAGACGCCAAACTCCCGTCTCACACATCAGAACAGCCGAAAGCGGAAGCACGAATTCCTCAATCGGGATCACCCACAATAAGGGTATGACGGCAACGAACCACTTCGCCGGGCCTGTGGATGTTGTTACGGATTTTTACTGCCATCATCATCCATGCAGCCATCATCGTCCATGCAGCCATCAGCGTCCGGACTGCCATCAACGTTCAGAATTGCGACCAACGTTCAGAATTGCCATCAATGTCAGAATTGCGACCAGTGACTCGACTGACGCCCGAGGGCGAGCCCAGTTTTGGCGAGCCCCGCTTCGGTCTTTGCTGTATCTTTTCGGAGCAGCCAATTAAGTTTCGGAACACAACGGTCAAGGCCGTGAAGGCGATGAACAGGGATCTGGCTCTGGAAAAACTGTCCGGACTTTGCCTGCACAACGCCGATGCTCTGCAGAAATCACTTCACTTCTGCGCTGAAAATGGCATCGGTTGTTTTCGAATCAACAGTCAGATTCTGCCGGTAAAGACTCATTCCGAATGCGGATACGATATCAGTGAACTTCCGGATGGAAACGAAATCATCCGGCGTTTTCAGGCGTGTGGTGAGTTTGCCGGGACAAATGACATTCGCTTGAGTTTCCATCCCGATCAGTTCGTCGTTCTGAATTCACCGCGCCCGGATGTTGTCGATCGTTCGCTGAGTGAACTCGAGTATCAGGCTGAAGTGGCTGAATGGGTGGGAGCGGATGTGCTGAACATTCACGGCGGCGGAGCCTACGGCAATAAGTCTGAGGCGCTGGGGCGATTTGCCGAATCCCTCAATCGCTTAACAGATCGCGCGAGAAAAAGGCTGACAGTTGAAAACGATGACACGACATACACTCCCGCTGAACTGCTGCCATTATGCCGGGCAGAAGGCATACCGCTTGTCTACGACGTGCATCATCATCGATGTCTTCAGGACGGCCTGACAGTCGAGGTTGCAACAGAAGAAGCCGTCGCCACATGGAATCGTGAGCCAATGTTTCACCTGTCCAGTCCGATGGACGGATGGAATGGGCCAAAACCCGAGCGACATCACGATTTCATTGACTTGAATGATTTTCCGGAATGTTGGCGGCAGAAGAGATTGACGGTCGAAATCGAAGCCAGAGCGAAAGAGCTGGCCGTGCTGAAGTTGATCCGGCAACTTTCTGATGACTCCTCGCATGCGGACGGCGTCATTCTGTGACTGCGTCTGTTGAACGGCTTGCACGTCAGTGAAACGCAAGCCAAGGTCTTCCGCGGCGCATTTCGGAAGCCTGTTCTGACGGGTCATGCAGGGAGCTTGCTTCGGTTGACCTGCAATCTCTGGTGACCGTCGCGAAACCAGCAGAATTTGAAATTTGCAAATCACTGGATGGCAGGCAATTCCACTTTTCACAGCCGGACAATGCGAATACGCTCCATTCGTGCTGCATGACTGGGCCCGCTTTCGGGAATCAGGATTCGTGCGTCGTTTGATCCGGGATCCCTGCGAATCAATCACAGTCATCTCAGCAAACCATTGATGGAACGCAGATGAACAGGCTTTTTCGAACATCTCGACATTTCGCCATTTTATTGTTTGCGGCGAGCATGTTCGGAAGGCAGGAGTTGTGTGCTGTGGCAGCGCAACTCGAGGAAATGAAGTTCGAAGAGCCCACAGCGGCGGCTCATCCGCACGGAGACCTTCAAACGTTGTCCGAGCTCCTGGTGATTGCGAGAGACCGCGACAGGCAATTGCAGGTTCTCGAAGAAAATCTCCAGGCGAATGGCAACAATTCCACCGGGGGGGCCGATCGTCCGTTTCTGGGCCCGGATTCGCTGTCCATTGATTCTGAAACTGGTGAAATCAAGGGACACTACGCCTGGCAGGTACGGCTTCTTCGAAACGCGTCGCCATCTGTGCGTCAGGCATGGGATCGGCGATGGTCGACCAATGCTTCTGTTGCCCTGAACCAGGCTGTCGCTCGACGTGACGCAGGTGCCATCTTATCAGTCGCGCGGAGTTATCCATTAACATCCGCCGGATTTGAAGCAGCACAACTGCTGATGGCACTGTTGATTGAAAAAGGACAGGTGCAGCAGGCATCAATACTGTTGCGTACCTGTGAATCAGTTTACGGTGCAATACCTCCGTTTGAGCGAAGGATGGCAGCCCTTCGACGAGCAATGCAGGAAGTGATGCGGCGTCACGGAAACGGTTCCGCATACGGTCAGCGATACGCAAACGCAGAATTGTTCCCGACTGTATCTGAAACCGATAGTCCACCGTGGCCAGAGCCGGTCTGGACGTGGCGTGGCGACAATCTGCTGTCTTCTGTGCCAGGTATCTCATCCGGGACTCATGTGTCATTTTGTAACTGGCAACCCATCATTTCGGGGGATCGAGTTCTTGTTCGCTCGCCTAAAAAACTGGCCGCGCTGGATCGATCTACAGGTGAGGTGCTGTGGTCGGTCCGATGCGACGTACAGTCAGAAAATACGGAGATGACAACAAGAAGCCGACCGCGCCTCTCGATTGATGAAACAATCCATTTTGATGATCCCCTGATGTCACGAGCGGCCTTCGGAAACTTCACATGCGATGGTCAGTTTGTGTATTTTATCGACGGCTTTGATGCCTCAAATCGCCGTGATCAATACTCCAATTCGCCTCGCAATGCAGATCCGTTTGGTCAACTCAGACTGCAGTTGGGGGGGCAACAGCGATTGCAGTTGATCAATCCTGGTGGGCAGGATTTCCCTTCGGACCTGAATAAGCGCCGCGGCATGGGTATTCGCCTGGTAGCTGTTCAGCTTGATGCAGAACAACGCAGCAACCCGATTGCATGGATTCTGGGCGACCAGAGTTTCCGGTACCGATTCGATTCCGGGGGCACTGAGCATCCAGGCGAAGGAGATCTCCGTGAAAAAGTGGAAGACGACCGACGCGATGCGGTTCAGGCTACAGGAACCGAAGATGTTCATTCCGGAACAGCGACGAATCCGTTCGACGGTCATTCCTTTCTTTCGAGTCCCGTCGGTTACGAGAGTCGGTTGTTCCTGCTGTCGACGTTGAATGCGAATCAGTTGCTGAGTTGCGTTGAACGGACGACTGGGGAGCTCATCTGGCAACAACCGCTGGTGTATCACGAGAGTGAGCCTCTTGCAGGTGTCACCGATATGTCGGCCGCGCAAACGGCATCCTCCCTCCATACGTGGAATGACGACGTCGTCTGCAGTCTCTGGAATGGCATCATTGTTTCCTGTCGACAATCCGACGGGGCGCTGAACTGGGCGACGTGCGTTGTGAATGATGACCTTGGGATAGCGGCAACGCGGCAACGACTGCTGGACGCCGATCAGGATTCGGGGATTGGATTTTTCAGCACGCTGCACGGCGACTTGATGGTGGCTTCCAGTCCCGGTTCAGCGCTGGTTTCGTGCGTGAATGTGGCTGATGGCCATCTACTCTGGCAGGCACCGCGTACGAATTCGCAGACAAAAGGGGCCGATGATCACTATGTCGCAGGAATAACAGACGGCAATGTGGTCCTGGTTGGGAGCCAGCACTGCCGTTCACTCGATCTTCAAAGCGGTATGGAAGTCTGGACGGCAGAAGTCATACCGTCCACGGGGCGCGCGTGGTGCACCGGTGATTTGTGTCTGATTCCGGAATCCAACGGCCGAATTGCTCAGGTTCGTGTTTCCGATGGAACAGTTTATCGTTGCGATCCACGCGTGCTGCCCGGTGGGTTACCACACATCTCCGGTACGGTGACGGGTGATGATCAGTACGTCTACGTGAGCGACACGGTTCAGGTGTCTGCGTTCCTTCGCAATGACGTGTTGCTGCAAAGAATGGAGAAACGGGAAGCTGCTCAGCCAACTCTGACTGACTTTCTGAAGTATGCCCGAAGCCTTGTGCTGGGCGATAAAACGCATGAGGCAATCAGGCTGGCGATTCGTACTTTAGACAGTCAACCTTCAGCTCAGCCCGAAGAGAGTCAACAGCGCGTTCGAGAAGCTCTGGAAACTTTTGCAGCCGAATTAATCCTGTCGACCGCCTATGAGTCTTTCGTGAATCGCGATTCCACATCCGGTCAAACGGATCTGGCCGTTGATGAGGTGATCGGTTACCTGGACTGGCTTCGTCATGTGCGTCTGGCGCGGCAGCACTCCGTTCTGTTTCATTTGCTTGCCGTCGCTTATGGTGTCGAAGAGCTCGATCTGTCCAGGATGCAGAAGAATGGTCGGTGGTTCCGTGACAACGTGACGATGACGGAAAGCTGGCAGATCAGCCCGATGCTGGTCGCGAATGCGATTGAAGGTGATCTGTTCCGGCAACAACAGGAAGCCACTTTCAAGTCATTAGCGCGATCACGACAGAGTTCGGTGGGGCTGCCTGTGACTCCGGCGGATATATCTGTGGCATCGACAATGCTGGCAGATGATGCAGACGCGGCTGAAGAAGTACGGGAATCACTGGCCGACCGAATGCTGCTGCGCGGTGATCTTGCGTCTGCGGAAGTTCTTCTGTTGTCTGAGTCGACAACAGAAGAACCGCAGCATGAAGTCCGTCTGCGCCAACTTCGCTCCTGGCAACCCGCCCTGGAATCCATTCAGAAAGCGAACGGGTTTTCCGAGCAGAATCAACCCGAAGATCAATCGCGTCTGGCAAAATCTTCTCAGGTCACAATTGGTGAAACGCTGCAGTTTCGGACGACCGATGCGATCAGCACTGAGATCGACCAGTCTGTGGGGAGAGCGATGATTCATGGTAGCGTCGAGAACCCGTTTGACCTGCATCGACGCTTTCTGTTCCGAGTCGATCAGTCACAGCTTGTTGTCTCTGGTTACGATCTTACAGATGGAAGCTGTACTGATCGCGTTCATCTTGACATGAAGTATCTGAGCAACGCCTGGAGCACCATATCTCCCCAGAATCCCTCCCTGATTGTTCTTTCAAGTCCCGATTCTGTGGCGGCGATCAGCGTTGTGCGTTCTGGTTCGGCGAAGCTGTTGTGGGATCGACCCATTGACGATCCCGTCCGAGCTTCCTCTCGAATTGAGATCGGTTCGATCGGCCGCGACCATTTGATTGTCCGCTCAGCCTCTCGATTGCATCGCCTGCACCCGCTGACAGGTCAGGTTCTCTGGAGCAACGCGTGCCCTCATTTTGATGGTGGACGGTACATGTTCCGAAATGAACAGATTCTGGGCGATGAAGCCACGACACTTGTCGGCTCGACAGGCGATCGACTTCTAAAACGATACTCAACCGTCGACGGTCGGAGACTTACACCGCTGAAGCTGGATGCCATTGAATTCGAAGGCAGCCTTGTCCTTGGCGGACGGATGCTGTGCCGTCGCGATGGTAGTCACCTTGCACTCATTGATATCACGACACAGCAGGATCTGTTCACGGATCACTCGATTGGTGTCTATGAGACACTTGAACCCGTGATTCGCGCGATTGATCGAAAACGCGCTGTCGCGGTCAGTAATCAGCAGGAGCTGCTGCTGATTGATGTCGAAAAGGCGCAATTGCTGCATCGCATTCCATTCGGTGGCCTGGTGAATACGCGATACATCTTTGGAATGACCGCCTTTCGGCGAAGCGGACGCCTGTTCGTTTGTATTAACGACGAGCAGGAAATAAATCAGCGATTTACCGCGGCCGGACGCCTGGATGATCTTCGTTTGCAATCCGGGACATTGATGTGCATTGATGAAACCACCGGCCGTGTCCTTTGGCATCGCCGAGTCGACCCCTGCGTTGCACCATCAACGCATGATGATCGGTGTCCGTATTTCGTCATGTGGACCTATATGCAGGGCCCACTGCCGGCTTTCAATCAGGGATTTCGAAGCAGACGTATCGAAAGGAAGATGAGACTGCAGGTCGTCAGTATGGAAACCGGGGAATTGCTGGCCGAAGATGCCACGCTGTATCCGGCCAATCCAATTCGCGCCACGTGGGAAGATGACCTGAAACTGCTGAAACTGTACTGCTCCGAATCCATTCTTACGGTTGCAACGAACTCAATCGATGCCCCGGGCTTTCAGTAATGATGGATGACGGAGATCAGACGCCCTGCGATGACAGAGCCCGCCGAAACGATCGAATTCAGATCATTCGAGTCGATCACCTGATGACCACTCTGGCTCGGCTCCGTGGGATCTCAACACCGATTGGCACAGACTTTTCCGGTCTGATTGCTTTGCAGGATGGACGCCCTTCCATTGCGGTCGGCTACAGTTTTGAACCTGACAATACACTTTCGCTGACACTCCCGATCTGGCTGAACAACCACGCCGTGTCCGAACTGAAGGAGCTTATCGGCGAGTGCATCCGAATGGCTTCGGAAGCGGGGCTCAAGGGTGCCCACTGCCTTGCGCCGATTTCTGAATCGTTTCAAATCGAGACGCTCCGTCTTGCCGGATTCAGAAAGGCTGCAACAGTTGTTTCCGTCGCGCGACGTCCTGTTGGAATCCAGTTGAACCACCTCCAGAACCGGGGTGAAAGAGAAACAGATTCAGAGATTGAATGGAACGCTCAACCGCTGTCCCCAAAGATGTTTGCCCAACGAAGCGACGATATTGTTGCGGCTCTTGAAGAAATCCTGTCAAACTCAACAGACCTTCTTCAAATCCCTCGCCCGTCGCCGGATGAACTGGAAGCGGTGTGGGGACAGAAAAATGGAATCGTGGTCACCGGATGCATCGGCAATCACGTTTGTGCTATCGCCTGTGTTTCGCTTAACAACGACCAGTCGTATCTTCGCGGAGAATCGGGCGGAAATACTTTTCCGGCGCCCTTTGCCTGTATTGAGTACATCGGCGTTGTTCCCAAATACCGTCGTCGAAGACTGGGAAGAAGACTGCTGGAAGAATGCGACCGCGTATTTGGTGACTGGATTTCAGAGAACAAATTCGGTTTGCATGTTGGCTCGACGATGGCATTTGTGGACTCTTCCAACGAACCCGCCATGCAGTTCTACGCGCGGTGTGGATTCGTGTCTGTGAATTCTTACAGTTTGTTGTTCATGGACGCTGAAGTGGGATAGCATAGACCACAAGTTACCTGATCGCCTGTTTGTGGCACCGAAGACAGATTGAAACGAATGACCAATCCATCCCTTTTCCCCTGTGGCAGACTGAGTGTCGTTCCGAATCGCCGAGAGATGCTGCGTCGATCCGGCTGTGGTCTGGGAATGCTCGCGCTGGCAGATCTGCTCGGTGGTTCGGCAAAGGCAGAACAGTCTCAGGAAGCCGTCGGCAGTCCGCTACAGCCACGCGAGCCGCATTTCACACCGCAGGCAAAAGCGATTATCTGGCTGTTTATGGAAGGCGCGCCGAGTGCAGTCGACTTGTTTGATCCAAAACCGGAACTCACAAAGAACGACGGCAAACGCGTTGATATCAAAGTGTTCTTCGGTGATCCCGGGCCGCTGATGAAATCGCCATTTCGATTTGATCAATATGGTCAGTCCGGGCAGTGGGTCTGCGAACACTACAGCAACGTTGCCAGACATGTGGACGACATCGCATTTATTAAATCCTGCTACAGCGAATCGGACAATCATGTTCCGGCGCTGTATCAGATCAACACAGGGATTCCCCGCCCCGGGTTCCCATCTGCCGGTTCGTGGATGACCTACGGCCTTGGCAGTGAAAATCAGAATCTTCCGGGTTATGTCGTACTGGAAAACCGTCAGGGCGTGAAGGGGGGGCCTCTTAACTGGGGCAGTGGTTTTCTTCCCTCCAGTTATCAGGGCACTCTGTTTCGATCGCAGGGTTCACCAGTGCTGAATCTGAAACGGCCTGCCGACATCACTGGTTCTGACCAGCGGCGACAGCTCGACCTGATGCGGGAATTCAATCAGAAGCATTTGCAGCACCTTCCGCACGAACGAGATCTGCAGGCACGCATCGAGTCTTTCGAACTTGCATTCCGAATGCAGTCTGAGGCAATGGATGCCGTTGATCTGACGAAGGAAACGGCGGAAACGCAGGAATTATACGGTTTGAATCAGGACCATTCGCGCTACTATGGAAGGAAGTGCCTGATCGCACGGCGACTGATTGAACGCGGTGTGAGGTTTATCCAGGTCTACAGCGACGGCGAATGGGATGCTCACAACAAGCTCACTCAAAACCATATCGGCCATTGCCGCGAAACCGATGTTCCGATCGCTGGTTTGCTGACGGATCTCAAACAGAGAGGTCTTTGGGACGACGTCCTGGTGATATGGGGCGGTGAATTCGGACGGATGCCAGTTTCACAAAGCGGCGATGGCCGTGATCACAATCCCAACGGCTTTCTCACATGGATGGCGGGAGCCGGAATTAAAGGCGGAGTCAGCTACGGTGAGACGGACGAAATTGGCTACAAAGCCGAGGTGAATCCGGTGAGCGTTCATGACCTGCACGCGACAATGCTGCATCTGATGGGAATGGATCACAAGCGACTTACCTGGTTCCACAATGGACGAAACTATCGACTGACCGATGTCGCTGGAAACGTCCTTCAACCAATTCTCCGATCCACTTAATGAATCTGT is from Planctomycetaceae bacterium and encodes:
- a CDS encoding efflux RND transporter periplasmic adaptor subunit, producing the protein MKTHLSPVMKILLLSTVLAGCHKHEEHVEHEHHKIVSTSPQLQSVTLTQQYVCQIHSHRHIDVCALESGYLEAIPVKEGQAVKAGETMFKIVPTLYQARLDAELAEVQLAEIELNNTQRLFSQNVVAQPEVALAEAKLAKAEANVKLAEAELNFATVRAPFDGIIDHQRHQQGSLIAEGDVLTTLSDNNVMWVYFNVPEARYLEYKTSQNNDDLKIELVLADGSLFPRSGVIGAIEADFNNETGNIAFRADFPNPDGLLRHGQTGTVLLSRVHENAIVIPQRATFEILAKKYVYVVDEHNVVHQREIRIQNELDDIYVIESGLEVDERIVFEGVRQVRDGEEVECEFRSPEEALEHLKFHAE
- a CDS encoding sulfatase; its protein translation is MLSTRIVLAFLLGQFLFSCIAVGQSQRLNLLIITVDDMSADSLGVFGCRLADTSPHVDKLASESLRFTMAHVQVGNCMPSRNVMWSGRYPHNNGVEGFYQVRNPGYPVLCDLMKQAGYFTAIRHKVSHSTPYSPYQWDLNLDTAENGRQRHTKDPVSYGDATRQGIQAAGMQNKPFCLLINIADPHKPFFAEGNRGQTVPDEYVPSRVFTAEETPIPGFLFDDPVVHKELAHYYSSVRRADDAVGQILLALEESKLADRTLVMFLSDHGMPLPFAKTQLYHHSTHTPLMIRWPGVTKPGSIDNRHMVSAVDFTPTLLDIFSIDHPAGLDGRSFAPLLKGQTQSDRDYVFKEYNENAGGSRDPMRAVQTAEYLYIFNPWSNGERVMATATTGTSTYRRMAELARVDDAIRFRHELYQHRVPEELFDVRNDPDCLHNLIASPAHQETAEKLRRELEAWMSRTSDPMLPVFQNRSDQAFRESYIRTKEAEAAERRGGSRKKASKKDNGNRNTPTPGNKKSRKTK
- a CDS encoding DUF3365 domain-containing protein, which produces MKRVQSEIMLTESSPLRGQSRVVVALANSILLLAISCGIAIGCGTRTDTSGPTGAPQASSERDGQVTTPFELLTELNESQQQQKEIALAAKDELFKRLSNRLMGVLQNDGAAKAIEVCRVDASAFSEQVGHEFGVEIGRTSFKLRSGANPSPDWANKFVEDRIDEPRFVTLPQDAFGAFLPIMLQKKCEICHGPEEQIASDVRDALKLHYPNDKATGFSEGDLRGWFWIEVPRDAKLPSHTSEQPKAEARIPQSGSPTIRV
- the uvsE gene encoding UV DNA damage repair endonuclease UvsE, which encodes MLLRIFTAIIIHAAIIVHAAISVRTAINVQNCDQRSELPSMSELRPVTRLTPEGEPSFGEPRFGLCCIFSEQPIKFRNTTVKAVKAMNRDLALEKLSGLCLHNADALQKSLHFCAENGIGCFRINSQILPVKTHSECGYDISELPDGNEIIRRFQACGEFAGTNDIRLSFHPDQFVVLNSPRPDVVDRSLSELEYQAEVAEWVGADVLNIHGGGAYGNKSEALGRFAESLNRLTDRARKRLTVENDDTTYTPAELLPLCRAEGIPLVYDVHHHRCLQDGLTVEVATEEAVATWNREPMFHLSSPMDGWNGPKPERHHDFIDLNDFPECWRQKRLTVEIEARAKELAVLKLIRQLSDDSSHADGVIL